The genomic stretch CCCGATATTCTCAGCTAATGTGGTTCTACAAACCGCGATGTAATCGGTTCCTGCGTCGGAAGTTATCGAGCCGCTACACCTGGCCCTGGCAAGTCCGGGGATGTTGCTCCCTGAGTGGCTCCCGCCCGCTCCGCCTTCGCGCGCCACAACAGGAGCAATCCGTGAGCCGCCTTGTCGTCGTTTCCAATCGCATCGCCGATCCCCGCAAACCCGCTGCCGGTGGACTCGCGGTGGCCGTGCGGGAAAGCCTGCAGCAGACCGGGGGGCTCTGGTTTGGCTGGAGCGGCAGGGTTCAGGACGATGCGGTCACCGACCCTGCCGACCAAGGCCAGCTTCACTTCCAGTCTGCCGGCGAGGTGACGCTGGCGACGCTGGATCTGAACCAGGAAGATCACGACGCGTACTACCTCGGTTACGCCAACGGCGTGCTGTGGCCTGTGTTCCACTATCGCCTGGACCTGGCCAATTTTGATACCCGCTTCGCCGCGGGCTACCGGCGGGTGAACCGGTTGTTCGCGCAGAAGCTGCTGCCGTTGCTCAAGCCTGACGATCTGGTCTGGGTGCACGATTACCATCTGATCCCCCTCGCCGCCGAACTGCGCGCACTCGGATGTGGTAACCGCATCGGCTTCTTCCTGCATATTCCGATGCCGCCGCGCCTGATCATGGCGGCGATTCCGGAGCAGGAATGGCTGATGCGTTCGCTGTTCGCCTACGATCTGGTCGGCTTCCAGAGCGAGACGGACGTGACGCACTTCTCCCACTACATTGAAGCGGAAGCACAGGCTGAACAGTTGAGCCCAGAACGCTTCCGCGCCTTCAACCGGACACTTCGGGTGGGCGCTTACCCGATCGGTATCGACGTCGACGACTTCGTTCGCCTCACGCAAGCGAAGGAAGGGCGGGAGACGTTTTTACGGATGCGAGAGGAATATGCGCGGCGCCGCCTGCTGCTCGGCGTCGACCGTCTCGACTACTCGAAGGGACTGCCACAACGTGTCCAGGCGTTCCGGGCATTGCTCGAGCGCTATCCGGAAAACCGCAACAGCGCTACGCTGATCCAGATTGCTTCGCCGAGCCGCGAGGACGTCAGTGCCTACGACGATCTGCGCCGCCAGATGGACAGCCTCTGCGGTGCGATCAATGGCGACTATGGCGAACTGGACTGGATGCCGGTGCGCTACATCCATCGCAATGTCGCCCGCAGGCGCTTGCCCGGGTTATACCGCGCGAGTCGGGTGGCACTGGTCACCCCTTTGCGCGACGGGATGAACCTGGTCGCCAAGGAATTCATCGCCGCCCAGGACCCGGCCGACCCGGGGATGCTGGTGTTGTCGCGCTTCGCGGGCGCCGCAGAGCAACTGAAGGAGGCGTTGCTCGTCAATCCGTACGACACACAGGGCACGGCGGAGGCGATCCAGCGTGCGCTCACGATGCCCCTCGAAGAACGGATCCGGCGGCACGAGGCGCTGCTGAGCCGGATCCGCAAGCTCGACGTTCACTGGTGGTGTTCATCGTTTCTGCAGGCGCTGAAGCATGTCGAACAGGACGTGACTGGCTGATGCCCGGAAAAAGGCGGCAGTGCATGATCTCCATTGCGGGCGTGACCGCTCCCATGATGCCTGCCAGAGGCTTGCAGTGACCGCCAGGGTTGTCGCGGTAGGAGGCTTGAGGTGAACAATAGCAATATGATGAGGATTGCTTATATCGCCAGCGAGTAGAATTGCTGGGCGGCAGACGTAGTTCGTATTAAAAGTGTCAACACTGCGCGGGAGCGTTAAAAACGTTGGGGTTTTTGCGCAGGCCGCCTAGGATTCCGGCAGTCATGGCCGCGCCGGAGGTTGGGATGAAAATCACAATTCGCGTCGAGATCACTACTGACTGGGATGAAACGGATAGTTCGAAGTCTGTCAGTTCGAGCGTCCCTATCGCCAACTTGAGCCTGAGAAGATAGGCCTGTCGCTCGCCGAAGGAAAAGATGTGCTGCACATGCTCCAGAGGGTTGTGGTGGCAGCGCAAGCTGAAGAGATCTGCATGATGCGGCGCTTCTGTACCCACTGCCACCGTTTCCTCGAGCTCAAAGACCGACGGATTCGCAAGGTGGATACGGTCTTCGGCACTGTGCCCTTTCGCAGTGCCCGGATCGTTTGCTGTCCGTGCGAGACGCCTTTCCAGATGGAGTACCCGTATAGTCCGATGAGCGAATTCGTCCCCGAGCGAGCGACCGCGGAACTGCTGTCGCCTGAGGCGAGGCTCTCGGCACAGATGCCGTATCGCCAGGTAGTCGGCATGATGCGTGAGTTCCTGCCCGTTCGGCAGACATTGAACCATGTGACAGTGCGGAACAGGGCGCTACGGGTGGGCGCGCGCGTCGAGGCTGTTCAGCCGGCTGCATGTCGCGCCACGAAGGAAAATGATACGGAGTGGACGCTGACCATCGACGGAGGATTCGTTCGCGGGCGACGCAAATCAGAATGTTCGAGCTTTGAGATTCTAACGGGGCGCCTCAGTGCCAAAGACCAGACTTCACGCGTATTCGCGTTCGTGAGAAACAGGCTACCGGATATCGTGGAGCGGCTCACCACCCTTGTAAAAGCCACATCGGGAAGCGATCGACCGAGACTGTCAGTCATCACCGATGGTGCCAATGGCCTGCAGTCAATCGCCTGTCGATTACCGTTTTCTTCTACACCTGTCCTCGACTGGTTCCATATATCAATGAGGGTGAGGTATCTCGAGCAGATCATCAAGGGCATGCGTGCGCGGACGGAAACGGAAAAAGCCGCCCAACGTGTGTTGATCTCCCGTGTTGACAAGCTGCGCTGGTGCTTCTGGCACGCGAAGCTAGAGAAGGCGAAAACCCGGATGCAAGGCATCCTGATCCTCTGTCGGGTAATCGTGCCTGAATCGCCGGGCGTTGCGGAGAGTCTTGCACAGCTGGATTACCGGACTCGGGAGCTTGTTGCATACGTCGAAGCGAATGGCGGATCGACGATGAACTATGGCGCGCGACATCGTGGCGGCAAACCTATCTCAACAGCGACCGCCGAGTCCGCAGTCAATCAGATACTCAATCAGCGCATGTGCAAGCGTCAACAAATGCGCTGGTCACCGATCGGAGCTCATCTGCTCGCCCAGGTCCGATGTGTTGTGGTCAATGGTGACCTGGTTGAACGACTTGCGAGATACGAACCACCAAGGAAACCATTGTCGCGCGAAGCTGCCGATCTACTCGAGCAGTTCGGGCTGGCATCTGAACTACAACCCCAAGGTTTTTAACGCTTCCGCCGGCGAGTCGTTCGCTGTGCGCTAGGCAAAGCAAGTACTGATATGCTTGGCAACCTACACGAGCGCGCTCCGAGCGGGCTCGTGGCTCAACATAAAGTTCAGCCGCACGGGGCGGATCAAAACTGGACGAAAATCAGCGATGAGCACTGCATTGAACGACGACCCGCTACACACTGCTTTACCGCTAAGCCGCTTGTTGTTGCCGTCGGGGCCGCCGACGCTTGCGCCCGGCATCGTGCACAGCAATTTCAGCGTTCAAGGCGACGCCCGTCAAAGCTTCCAGGCCTGGCAGGAGCGTATGAGTCCAGTCTACGATATACGGCCTTCGTCAAAGCAAGCTGAGGATACGTTCGATGCATCGCTGTCTCGTTACACGATTGACAATCTGAGCTTCTTCGACTTCCGCACCGGGCCCAACCTGGCCGTGCGATCGTTGGGTCGGGTTTCGACCGAGAGCGTTCGCGACATCAGCTTCAGCGTGTTCCTTGAAGGGCCACCGGGGCAGTTCCTGGGCGGCAAGCCACGGCTCGACGCGCCGCATATATCGCAAGTGCCAAGTATCCTCGCGCTCGACATGGATCAGCCGTGCACAATCCGGAGTTTTCATGGTCGGATACTGCTCCTTTTTGTGCCGCGCGCCCTGGTGGAAAGGTCGTTCCCTGATGCCGCATCGCTGCATGGCCGCTGGATTCACGCCACCACCCCTTTGACACGCATACTGATTGAGCATCTGGTGGCGCTAAAGCAACAAATCGTCGGACTGAGCAAGGAGGAAGCGCATCAGTCCTTTTTCAATGCGGTAGAGCTACTCGTCGCAGCTTTCAGCCGTCAAGCGGGTCTTTCCGGCAACGGCCGCGCAGCGGTACGTGCTGCTGTCTATGGACAAGTGCGGCGGCATGTCGAGGCCAATCTACACGATCCGGATTTGTCGCCTGACACCGTGTTGGCATCGCTGCATCTCTCGCGCGCCAGCGTGTACCGTCTCTTTGAGCATGAAGGCGGCCTGGCCGCTTATATTCGCAACCGCAGGCTGCGAATGGCGGCAGATGAGCTGGTGCGCTTTCCGCATATGGAGGTACAGGACATTGCCTTCGGGTTGGGTTTCAATGATGCGTCGAGCTTTACACGTGCATTCCGTCGCGCCTTCGACATCGCGCCACGGGAATTGCACGAGTATGCGCCGTTGCTCAAGCGGGAACATGCAAGACGGGAGCGCTTCACATAGACTGGCAATGTTGAACAGATTCGATTGTTAGCTGCGATCGGGGGCGCGAAAACACAGGGCCGTGTCAATTCGACAGAAGGCCTCGACAGCGGAGAGGCACCTGCTGATGTCAACGATTTACGCAACCTTGCCGAGTGACCGAAACTGGCCGAGAGCACCAATTCGAGCACGCTCTGCGGAGCGATCGTTGCATTCCTCAATGGCTGCTCACCGGCAGCCGATGTGAACGGGTACTACCGGCCAGTTGTTGCCGCTCATTTATCGCGCAAAGCCGTCATCTGAACGGCCGGTCCACTCTGGAACCTGTCAGTAGCGTCGTCACAGTCACCGAAGCGCGCGTGAACCGCCCCGAGTTTGAACTGACCCCCGAGAGTCGGACGTTGAAGCGTTAATTTTTTCCCGCTCGCATTCGATATTCCACGGGACTCAGTCCACCAAGTTTCGATTTGATGCGGTGCCGGTTGTAGTAGTCGATGTAGCCCTTCAGGCCTGCCCGTAGTGCCTCGACGTCTTCGAAGTCCGTGAGATGGAAGTACTCGGCCTTCAGAGTGCCAAAGAAGCTCTCCATGGCCGCGTTATCGAAGCAATTTCCTTTTCTCGACATACTTTGCTTGAGTCCGTAGCGCGCCAGTGCCGCTCGGTACGGTTGCATGCGATAGTGCCAACCCTGGTCCGAATGAAGCATCGGTGTAGCCGCATTCCCGCGTTTCTTGACAGCTTTCCTGAGCATGCCCATGACCATCGGGAAGTCGGGGCGATGGCTCGACTCGTAGGCAACTATTTCCCCATTGTAGAGGTCCATGACCGGAGAAAGGTACAGCTTTTTCCCCGCGACCCGGAACTCGGTCACATCGGTAACCCACTTCTCGTTTGGGCCCGACGCGGTGAATTCACGATTGAGCAGGTTCGGAGCGGCCTCGCCGACCTCGCCCTGGTACGACCGGAACTTCTTCCGGCGCACCCTCGACCTGATTCCCAATTCGTTCATGAGGCGCTGCACCTTCTTGTGATTAACTAGCTCGCCATCACTGCGGATAGTTAAGGTGATGCGACGATAGCCATACAAGCCGCGATGTGCAGCATAGACAGCCCGAATCTTCGCCTTGAGCCCACCATGCCGGTCTGGGGCGGCCAATGTCTTGACCCGGTAGTAGTACGTACTGCGTGGCAAACCCGCAGCCCGGAGAAGATCGGTCAAGGGGAATTCCTGCCTCAGTTCAAGCACTATTTTGGCTCTTTCTGCCGCGCCAACTTCTTTGCTAGAACCAAGGCATTGAATTTTTTTAGGTACGCGACCTCCGCGCGTAACTGCTGATTCTCACGAAGCAGTTGGTCTGACTCCTCAGATCGCGGAGCTTCCAACGACTGGTTCGAGGTCTTTTTCTTTGCTGGCACCGAAACATCCTGTCCCGACGGGCGCATGCTCTTTAGCGAACGGAGCTCTCCCCGTGCTTTCTGTTGTTGCCACATCGTGATGCTGTGCGGATTGCCGATATTGTAAATGGCAGCCAGCTCTCGACAGGAAAGGTTCTCAGCCACGCCCCGGTGCACCACCTCAAGCTTGAACTCAACGCCGTAAGCACCACGCTGCCGGATGAGCCCAGCGTTACCATGGTGACGATATGCCGCGACCCATCGCCTCACCATGCTTTCCGCAATACCGAATTTCGCCGCAAGGAGCTTATAGCCCCCTTGGCCAGCGAGGTACTCGCGAACCACCTTCCCCTTAAACTTTACATCGAATTTCCTCACGGAACCTCCAAGGTTGTGTCCAACTCTCGGGGGTCAGTTCAGTTTGGTGGAGGCTCCAACTCTTGAGAGAATGGAGGGTTTTGTCGCAGTAAGGCTCGCGGAGTAAAGTCGAATCGATATGCAAAGTACTGCTTACGTTTCGAGTTCATAGAATTGATCGGCAGCGGACGGATGATAACCTCGAGCACACTTCATCTGTCCTTTGCCGATCATGTTCATCAATTCGATGCCACCCAGAAGGATTCGCGCACAGCGAAAAGTTTTGAATCCCAGCATGAGTCGCGTGCGTTGCTGGATCGCCCGATGGTCCTGCTCGACCAGGTTGTTGAGATATTTGGACTGGCGGACCTTGATGGGCGTTTTACGATCATGATTGATGGCCTCGAGTGCGGCGAGGTTGGCGCCACTCTTGTCGACGGTGATTACCTCTGGCTCGCCATTCCGGTCGATTGCCTTCTCAAAATAGCGCCGCGCGGCCACCTTGTCGCGACGGGCGCACAGCAGGAAATCCACAGTATTGCCGTCCCTGTCCACTGCGCGGTACAGATATTTCCATTGCCCCTTGACCTTGACGTAGGTCTCATCCATCCTCAAGCTCCCGCCGACAGGACGTTTGTGCTTGCGGAACGCCTTTTCGAACAACGGCACCAGCTTGATCACCCAGCGATGTACTCTCGAATGGTTGACCTCGAACCCCCGTTCGGCCCTCATTTCCTCGAGGTCGCGCAGACTCAGCGAATACGCCATGTACCAACGCACACACAGCAGGATCACGTCCAAGGGATAGTGCAGCCGTCTCAGCACCCGGGCGATGCCCGGCGGCAGTGTCGTGCGTGGCGTCTTTGTCATCCAGGAAATCGTGTTCGTCAACCAAGTCGGTTCGCGAATTCTACCCACGACGCCTTTATTGCGACACTGCCCTGCGTTGCCTCTGCTTTCCTTGCGCCACACGAATCACCGGGCGCAGGTCGCAGACCAAGTTCTCGGAACGGCCAGCGCGCAGCCAGCGTTGGATCTGCAGATATCTGTGCCTTGAGCGCAGGTATGGTTCTGGCCAGCGCGGCGTCATCTCACCCGGGGTCGCGGTACTGCGGCTGTCGCGCGCAACGCCATGCACGTGGCGTCGCGCCAGTCACGTGCGAGAACACGCGAGTGAAATGGCTCTGGTCGGCAAAGCCGCAAGAGATCGCGATCTCCGCGATTGACAACGAACTGCGTGCGAGCAGATCGCGCGCGACGTCGATGCGTCGGCGCACAAGCCATTGGTGCGGTGCGAGCGCGGTTGAGCGGCGAAATGCGCGGCAGAAATAAGCTGGCGACAGTTCGCACGCGGCGGCGAGTTCGAGGATCGACAGGCCGTCTTCGAGATGCGCGTCGATCATTGCCTTTGCGCGCATTTCCTGCCACGGTGCGAGCCCGCCCGTCTTGCGCGCGTCAACGATCCGCACGCCGGCGTAAGTCGCCGCGAGATGGCCGTGCAGCGCGATCAGCAGGCCGTCGACGAACAGTTGCGGCACGGGTTTGCCCGTGAGTGCAGGGAGCAGCAACTTGCCTACCCTCGCGACGAATGGATCCTGGACGCCGTGAGGAATCGCGAGTTCGCGGATCGCGACGCAATCCTCCGCCGCAGCGATCCGGTGCAGTGAAGCTTCCGGCAGGTAGAACTGCAAGCAGTCGAACGCGGTGGGCAGGAATGCGGAAGGACGAGCAGCAAGGTCGACCACCGACACGGCACCGCTGGCATACGGAGTCACCCGCTCCGGCTTGCCATCCAGCCACAACTCGTGCTGCGGCAGCGGCTGCAGCTGCAGGCAAAGCACGAACGCGTTTTCTGGCGGGATCGGCTCGGTCCGGTTAACCGCGCCGTCAGTGGATGTCAGGCGGGTAATGGTGACGTCCGGAATCTGGAGCGTCGAGCTCCTGAGCACGGGCATGCTCGGCAGTTTGAAGTAACGGGCGGCATCGTTGCCGTAAGGGGGGGACATCGTTGAGCCCCGCTGGTTGACGTGGGTGAGACTAGCGTGATCGGTCGTATTCGCTGACTTAACGTGACGGCGGGCGGGTTGGCGGACGTCCGCGTGGTGCCGTCGCGCGGATGCCCGCTCTTGTCTGCCGTGATTGCGTGGTTATTCGTCTTGACGTTTGCCAGGTACGGGGCGTGGTGCCCGTCAGCTTCACAAATACGCGGGTCAGATGACTCTGATTTGAGAATCCGCAGGCCGTAGCGATCTCACTCAACGAGCCATTGTTTCGTACGAGTAGCTGCTTTGCGTGATCGACGCGCCGTTGCTGCAGCCAGCGCTTCGGTGTCGTGCCTGTCGCCCGTTTGATCGCCCGCGACAGGTGTGCGACGGTTAACATCGATGCAGCAGCAAGGTCAGCCAGCGAAAGTGATGCGGACAGACGTGCATCGACGTGCTCAAGTAACGACTGGTACTGGTGTGCCGTCATCCCGCGGGTGCGTTGCTCGAGCGAGCCAGCAGCATTACCGGGCCCCGCGGCGTAGCCGCAGATCGCGACCAGCAATCCGTGCACAACCTGCCAGGTCATCACGTGCTGGCGGGCGAGCGCATCGCGCAGCAGCGGGCCGAACTCGGCCGAGACGGCGTCGCCGTTCGACAACCTGTCTATGAGAATCTCGAGATTGCGCGCGCATGCGGGATCCGGTTGCCAAGGGCCTTGGCTTTTCGGGAGTTGAGCAAGCAGGGCTGCAGCCAATGATGCCAGTCGGGATAGGTCAATTGTCGACATGCGGAATACCGAGTTTTGGCATCGGACGCGATTGCGCACACGCGACGGTGGCACGCCATGACGCATCGCGTGATGTCAGGCCAGACGCGACGCGCCCACCTGATGCGATGAATCCTAGCACGTGCCAAAATCGAAAAAGATGGAAAGAAATCCGTCTTCTACATTTTTTATATTCGCGTGGTCGATTGCGACATCCGTGGCGGATCGGACATCCGCCAATTTAATCGGCTCTGTGCAAATTGCGGCGTAAAAGTACCGAATACAATTCGGGTTGCAGAGTATCGATGTATCGAATCATATGAAGTAAGTAGACACGCTCCTGACGGCTTGACCGGTTACGCGGCGGTCGCGCGAGCGATCCCTCTATTTCGCGCTTTTGTGGCGGGTAGTGCCACGCATGACGATTTACGTTACGGACGACGATGTTGGTGAGCAGTGCGCATCACGACCTGCCGACGTGAATGCAATGCATATGACAGTCTGCTGAGACACGGATAGTTAATCAAGGGAAGAGCTGGCCGACGCCTTATTGGCCGAAGTGAGCGGGATTTGTCGCGGGGGAGGAACACGCAGGCACGGCATTCGTTTTCAGGAAGGACTGTTTAATATGTTTGTAAGTTTACGCATTCCCCTTCTTTCTTTTCGCCGACAGATTCAGCGGCTTGACTCGACCTGATCCGCCGCCCGTCTTTGCACTGATCGCATTCAATGCGGCAGAACGCGTGTATGCAATGCCTCAATCACGCGAACAGAGTCGAATCTGTGCAACGCCGGGCAAGAATGTTCAAGAAATCGGGCGCCGGCTTCCTCATCATTCAGGCCGTGCTTCCACGAACGATGCCGTTGGATTGACGATCGGACTTGTTCGTGTTGGTCAGGAGCCGGACGCCCGATGCGCTCGAGTCCGCGCGACACGCCGCCCGCGCAAAGGAGGGAAATATCATGCCGACATCCAGGAAACAACAGTCGCTCTATGCTGGTTGGTCACGGAAGCGCACTTTTATCCAATATATGTTTTGTTTTTGTAAGAATCACGCCTCAAAGTCGAATGCAGTGCGAATTGCAGGAAGATACTTACTGGTTGGCAATATGGCGGGATGGGTTGCCGGATCGCGAGACAATAATCTCAACGGCCATGCCCTGAGCTTTACGGGTGTGTCGAGCCCGTCATCGTCCTCTGCTTCGATATCGACATTCATTGACGTCGCAGCACCATGATCAGGTTCGGTCACATTGAAATCGATTTAAGCAGGCGCCGAGTACGCAAAGGCGACGAGGTACTGCACGTCGGGTCACGCGCGTTCGAAATTCTTGCGTTGCTCGCCTCCGGCGATGGACGGCTCGTCACGAAAGACGAACTGATGAACACCGTGTGGCCGCATACGGTCGTTGAAGAGAACAATATCCAGGTACACCTTTCGGCGCTGCGCAAAGCGCTCGGTGAAGATCGCGACTGCATCGTAACTGTGCCGGGCCGTGGTTATCGACTGATGCAGCGTCGGGCCGCAGCGCTGCCGTCCAAAAGCGCTTTGCCTGGCCAAACGCTGCGCAGGCTACCGTCGTTTCCGACGGGGTTGGTTGGGCGCGATGCGGCCATCGCGCAGGTCCGCACCGCGCTCGATTCGACGCCCGTCCTGACTCTGACAGGCGCTGGGGGGATCGGAAAGACGACGCTGTCGATCGCCGTCGCGCACGAGATTGCCGAAGCGCACCCCGACTTTGTTTGTTTCGTCGAACTGGCGGCATTGACAGACAGGCAGTCGATCCTCGCATCCATTGCGCAAAGTTGTCGCCTGTCACTCGACGGCGACTTTCCTTCCATCGAGGCGATCGCGGCGACGCTTGCGCACACTCCCCGCACGTTGTTTCTCGACAACGCGGAGCAGGCGATTGCGCACGTGGCCGAGATCGTCGAAACGCTGACGGACGGCAATCCTGCGCTGCGTGTTCTGGTTACCAGCCGGGAACCGTTGCGTATCGCGCAGGAAAGAACGATCCGTGTCGGCCCCCTCGAGGTGCCCGCACGCGATGCCACCGAACATGAGGTTCTTGCGCAGTCGGCTGTTCACCTGTTCCTTGCGCGCATAGGGGCGCTAGGGGGAAAGACCTCTTTCGACAGAAAGGAAACATTAACAGCGGGTGAGATATGCCGCCGACTCGACGGTATACCCCTGGCAATCGAACTGGCGGCGGCCCGCGTCTTTTCGCTCGGAATCGAAGGTGTGTATCAGCGCCTCGACGACCGGATGTCGATCCTGACGGCTGGTTATCGCACCGCGTTGCCGCGGCACCAGACACTTCGTGCAACGTTCGACTGGAGTTTCACGCTACTCGATCCAGGTGCTCAGGCTCTGTTCCGGCGACTCGCGATGTTCGGAGGCGTGTTTACGCTCGAAGCAATGTGCGCCGTCGCTTGCGGTTCAGGCTTGACTATGGGTGCCGCAATCGATGGGATCGGCGAACTCGTGGCAAAGTCGATGGTGAATGTCAGCTTTGACGGTCCCGTCGCAAAGTACAGAATGAATGAATCTACTCGCGCGTATGCGCTCGAGCTGCTTCATGCCGAAGACGAAACACAGGAAATCGCATCGCGTATCGCGCGTTATTTCACCTCGCGTTTCGACGCGGGGGCGGGACGTACAGGTTCGGTGCAACTGGTGGAAGGCTCTTCTGACCTGCAGCAGACACTCGATGATGCGCGTGCCGCGTCCGAATGGGCGTTTTCCTCTGGTGGCGATCTACATCTCGCCGTCGAGCTGACGTCGACGTTGACGGGCGTCCTGCTGGGTAACTGCCTGATCGAGGAATGCGGAACGCGGGCAGAACGTGCGGTGTCTGCGCTGAACGAGCTGCCGCCCAGGTCGATAGATGTCGTGAGCGAGATGCGCGTTCGAGCGGCCTTGGCTGCGACGCTGCCGAATCTGTGTGGTCCGATGGGGCGTTCCTGGAAGCTCTGGAACGAAGTTCTCGATCTGGCCATCTCGTCCGGTAACGACGAATTTCAGGCTCGTGCGTACTGGGGGCTCTGGAATGCCGCGCTATACGGAGGCAACGTGCATGACGCGATTGATCATGCGCTGAGTTTTCAGACGTTCGCGCAGGACCATGGTCATGCATGGCAGGAGACGTTGACAAGCCTGCTTGCCGCAGTCGCGCAGCATTGCGCTGGGCAGCACGATCATGCGAAGTCTCGGATCGAGGAGGCTATGCAACATCTGGCCGTTCACCCGCACGAAGCGGAGCAGATCACGAGCTTCGCAGTCGATCCTCTCGCCATCTGTTACGGGACGCTTGCGCGCATTGTGTGGTTGCAGGGTGATGCCGAAGAGGCGTTGGCGTACGTTGACAAAGGCGTCAACCTGATCACGCCGGAGACGATGGAGCCTTGGCTCACGCATGTGCTCGGCGTGGTCGCGGTGCCGATCGCGTTGCTCTCGGGCGATTTGCGGCGCGGCCGCTGCTATCTGCAGATCATGCGCTCTCAAACGGCGCTGCACGGTTTCATGATCTGGCGTGAGTACAGCGATTGTCTCGCGGCTTATTGCGATCTTCTCGAAGGAGAGTCGGAACGTGGTTTGCCGGTGCTCGAAGCGTCGCTGGATGCGTTGATTGCACGAGGTTTCAGGCGCCTGATTACACCAATTGTCGTCGCGTGCGCGGAGGGGCTGATCGCGGTCGGCCGCTTTGCGGACGCTTCGATGCGGTTGCATGATGCATTGAACTTCTGCAGACGACACGGCAAGCTGTTCTTTCTGCCTGAAGTATGGCGGGCGCTTGGTCTCCTTGCGCAAGCGCGAGCGAGGCTCGAGTCGCATGCAAGCGAAGCGTGGCGCGACGCGCGCAACGAGGCACGATCCTGCTTCCGGGAAGCGATCCAGTTATCGCAGCAGCAAGGCGCTCGCATGTTGGAACTGCGCGCTACGGTCGCTATGGCGCGGCAGTTGTACGAGCACGAGCAGTGGGCAGGCGCATTGGCCTTGCTGAAAAATCTCTCAGCCAGGTTCGAACGCAGCAGCAGAAGCCCTGATGTCAAGGCACTGTTTGAATTGATCGATGCCTTGCATGTTCGTCGCGCAGAGCCAGTTGAGAATGGCGCGTCTGATGTTGCACGGGATCGTCAGGCGACCGGCGTCACATCACTCGCATAGGGAGGGCCTTCCGGAGTTTTAAGGGCGAGAACCGCAACGGCACGCGGGAGCGGGACGAAAGAGAGTATTCGGCCGTCACGCACGGCAGAATTCGACGGACTCTTTCCCGCGATGCCGCGTACGGCGAATGTACATTCTGTTACGCACTGCAGTATGCGGAGGAACTTCGCGTTCGCAATT from Paraburkholderia hospita encodes the following:
- a CDS encoding winged helix-turn-helix domain-containing protein is translated as MLASGDGRLVTKDELMNTVWPHTVVEENNIQVHLSALRKALGEDRDCIVTVPGRGYRLMQRRAAALPSKSALPGQTLRRLPSFPTGLVGRDAAIAQVRTALDSTPVLTLTGAGGIGKTTLSIAVAHEIAEAHPDFVCFVELAALTDRQSILASIAQSCRLSLDGDFPSIEAIAATLAHTPRTLFLDNAEQAIAHVAEIVETLTDGNPALRVLVTSREPLRIAQERTIRVGPLEVPARDATEHEVLAQSAVHLFLARIGALGGKTSFDRKETLTAGEICRRLDGIPLAIELAAARVFSLGIEGVYQRLDDRMSILTAGYRTALPRHQTLRATFDWSFTLLDPGAQALFRRLAMFGGVFTLEAMCAVACGSGLTMGAAIDGIGELVAKSMVNVSFDGPVAKYRMNESTRAYALELLHAEDETQEIASRIARYFTSRFDAGAGRTGSVQLVEGSSDLQQTLDDARAASEWAFSSGGDLHLAVELTSTLTGVLLGNCLIEECGTRAERAVSALNELPPRSIDVVSEMRVRAALAATLPNLCGPMGRSWKLWNEVLDLAISSGNDEFQARAYWGLWNAALYGGNVHDAIDHALSFQTFAQDHGHAWQETLTSLLAAVAQHCAGQHDHAKSRIEEAMQHLAVHPHEAEQITSFAVDPLAICYGTLARIVWLQGDAEEALAYVDKGVNLITPETMEPWLTHVLGVVAVPIALLSGDLRRGRCYLQIMRSQTALHGFMIWREYSDCLAAYCDLLEGESERGLPVLEASLDALIARGFRRLITPIVVACAEGLIAVGRFADASMRLHDALNFCRRHGKLFFLPEVWRALGLLAQARARLESHASEAWRDARNEARSCFREAIQLSQQQGARMLELRATVAMARQLYEHEQWAGALALLKNLSARFERSSRSPDVKALFELIDALHVRRAEPVENGASDVARDRQATGVTSLA